A window of Chitinophaga sp. MM2321 contains these coding sequences:
- a CDS encoding RagB/SusD family nutrient uptake outer membrane protein: MKYFKIWVVALFGPMLFSCEYLDIVPDNIATVDHVFRMRNTAEQYLFTIYSYQPKYTDPYNYPTFLGGDELWANEFNVNLVQPAWQIAKGFQNVVDPYSNYWGGSNGGRGTFVAIRDCNTFLENIFKVPDMDDYEKARWAAEAKFLKAYYHFYLFRMYGPIPLIKQNLPITSGPAEVKVTQAPIDSCVEYIASLLDEAVPDLPERILNEATEQGRVTKSVALALKAQLLVTAASPLFNGNSDYASYTDKKGGKLFSNTYDPAKWERAAVACREAIEQCHAAGHKLYYYNAAFLPFPGSPETITEMSVRSAVCEKWNPEIIWTSTNNRAATLQLENLPRLYSGDKQTATLSSFGVPMKIAEEFYTKNGVPISEDKTWNYNGRYTTRTATTADILRLKPNYVTANLNFDREVRFYASLGFDGGRWFGQGRFNDADNVYLEAKLGQIANNHAWAYSITGYWAKKLVNPQTISSATEITVQQYPWPLIRLADLYLLYAEALNESQGPGGETFKWIDLVRARAGLKTVEESWSQYSTSPGAPQNKDGLRKIIHRERLIELAFEGPRFWDLRRWKEAERVMNEPITGWNYTGKTPDTYYQVQYLYAQVFRKRDYLWPVKEEDLIENNLLVQSPGW, encoded by the coding sequence ATGAAATACTTTAAAATATGGGTGGTGGCTTTATTCGGGCCAATGCTCTTTTCCTGCGAGTACCTGGATATTGTGCCGGATAACATCGCTACGGTGGACCACGTGTTCCGGATGCGTAACACAGCAGAACAATATCTTTTTACGATTTACAGCTATCAGCCAAAATATACAGACCCCTACAACTATCCCACTTTCCTGGGAGGAGATGAATTATGGGCGAATGAATTTAATGTAAACCTGGTGCAGCCTGCATGGCAGATTGCCAAAGGGTTTCAGAACGTAGTAGATCCTTACTCCAACTACTGGGGTGGTAGCAACGGCGGCAGGGGAACATTCGTAGCTATCCGGGATTGCAATACTTTCCTGGAAAATATTTTCAAAGTGCCCGACATGGATGATTATGAAAAGGCACGCTGGGCGGCGGAAGCAAAGTTCCTCAAAGCCTATTATCATTTTTACCTGTTCCGCATGTACGGCCCTATTCCACTCATCAAACAGAACCTGCCTATTACCAGTGGTCCGGCTGAAGTAAAAGTAACCCAGGCGCCGATAGACAGTTGTGTGGAATACATCGCCAGCCTGCTGGATGAAGCAGTGCCGGATCTGCCGGAAAGGATCCTGAATGAAGCCACCGAGCAAGGCCGCGTTACAAAATCCGTTGCCCTGGCACTGAAAGCGCAGTTGCTGGTAACAGCTGCCAGTCCGCTCTTCAACGGCAACAGCGACTATGCTTCCTATACAGATAAAAAGGGCGGCAAACTTTTCAGCAACACCTACGATCCCGCTAAATGGGAGCGCGCTGCGGTAGCCTGCCGGGAAGCCATTGAGCAGTGCCATGCCGCAGGTCATAAACTGTATTACTATAATGCCGCATTCCTGCCGTTCCCCGGTTCGCCGGAAACAATAACGGAAATGAGCGTACGTAGTGCCGTGTGTGAAAAATGGAATCCTGAAATAATCTGGACAAGCACCAATAACAGGGCGGCTACATTACAGCTGGAAAACCTGCCCCGCCTGTATTCCGGCGATAAGCAAACGGCCACTTTATCTTCTTTCGGTGTACCGATGAAGATTGCAGAGGAGTTCTATACAAAGAATGGTGTGCCCATCTCCGAAGATAAAACCTGGAACTATAACGGCCGGTATACAACAAGAACTGCTACCACGGCAGATATTCTCCGCCTGAAACCCAACTACGTAACGGCTAATCTCAACTTCGACCGCGAAGTACGTTTCTATGCCAGCCTCGGTTTTGATGGCGGCAGATGGTTCGGACAAGGTCGTTTTAATGATGCAGATAATGTATACCTGGAAGCAAAGCTGGGACAGATAGCGAATAACCACGCCTGGGCATATTCTATTACCGGTTACTGGGCAAAGAAGCTGGTCAATCCACAAACCATTTCTTCCGCCACAGAAATTACCGTACAGCAATATCCCTGGCCGTTGATCCGCCTGGCAGACTTGTACCTGCTTTATGCAGAAGCCCTGAATGAATCACAGGGCCCTGGTGGAGAAACATTCAAATGGATAGACCTGGTACGGGCAAGAGCCGGTCTGAAAACCGTGGAAGAATCCTGGTCGCAGTATTCTACATCTCCCGGCGCACCACAAAACAAAGATGGGCTGAGAAAAATCATTCACCGCGAAAGGTTGATAGAACTGGCTTTTGAAGGCCCCCGCTTCTGGGATCTCCGCCGCTGGAAAGAAGCAGAAAGGGTGATGAATGAACCTATCACCGGCTGGAACTATACCGGTAAAACACCGGACACCTATTACCAGGTGCAATACCTGTATGCACAGGTTTTCCGTAAGCGCGATTATCTCTGGCCTGTGAAGGAAGAGGATCTGATCGAGAACAACCTGCTGGTGCAAAGCCCCGGCTGGTAA